One genomic segment of Microcella indica includes these proteins:
- the rsmH gene encoding 16S rRNA (cytosine(1402)-N(4))-methyltransferase RsmH: protein MTASSSHTPVLLERSLALLEPALAADGAVLVDATLGLGGHAEAALERHPALTLVGLDRDTAALDASSQRLERFGDRVHLVHTVYSGLRSALDSLGIERVTGVLFDLGVSSMQLDEADRGFAYSQDAPLDMRMDRTTGITAEAVLADYTEAELRRIFYAYGEEKLAPRYARRIVESRAERPLTRSSELVRLIIDATPRAVQRSGHPAKRVFQALRIEVNGELAALEAALPAALDSLAVGGRIVVLAYQSLEDRIVKRELAARARSTAPEGLPVELPEHRPEFRLLVRGAELADVAERESNSRSIPVRLRAAERVRNAA, encoded by the coding sequence ATGACCGCATCCTCGTCGCACACTCCCGTTCTGCTCGAGCGCAGCCTCGCCCTCCTCGAGCCGGCACTCGCCGCTGATGGCGCGGTTCTCGTCGACGCCACCCTCGGCCTCGGCGGGCACGCCGAGGCCGCGCTGGAGCGGCATCCCGCACTCACCCTCGTCGGGCTGGACCGCGACACTGCCGCGCTCGACGCATCCTCCCAGCGGCTCGAGCGCTTCGGTGACCGGGTGCACCTCGTGCACACCGTCTACTCGGGGCTTCGCTCGGCGCTCGACAGCCTCGGGATCGAGCGCGTGACCGGCGTGCTCTTCGACCTGGGGGTCAGCTCCATGCAGCTCGACGAGGCCGACCGCGGCTTCGCGTACTCGCAGGACGCCCCGCTCGACATGCGCATGGATCGCACGACCGGCATCACCGCGGAAGCAGTCCTCGCCGACTACACCGAGGCGGAGCTGCGGCGCATCTTCTACGCATACGGCGAGGAGAAGCTCGCACCGCGGTATGCCCGTCGCATCGTCGAGTCCCGGGCCGAGCGGCCGCTCACGCGCTCCTCGGAGCTCGTCCGGCTCATCATCGACGCGACTCCGCGTGCCGTGCAGCGCTCCGGTCATCCCGCGAAGCGCGTGTTCCAGGCACTGCGCATCGAGGTCAACGGCGAGCTCGCCGCGCTCGAGGCCGCTCTGCCTGCGGCGCTCGACTCCCTCGCGGTCGGCGGACGCATCGTTGTTCTGGCGTACCAGTCGCTCGAAGACCGCATCGTCAAGCGCGAGCTGGCGGCGCGCGCGCGCTCCACGGCGCCGGAGGGACTGCCCGTCGAGCTGCCCGAGCACCGACCCGAATTCCGACTGCTCGTTCGCGGCGCCGAGCTCGCTGACGTGGCCGAGCGCGAAAGCAACTCCCGCTCCATCCCCGTGCGCCTGCGCGCGGCGGAGCGCGTGAGGAACGCGGCATGA
- the mraZ gene encoding division/cell wall cluster transcriptional repressor MraZ, protein MFLGTHTPKLDDKGRVILPAKFREELADGVVLTRGQERCLYVFSRATFGDVLEKLRTASLTSKTAREYQRFFLSGVSEEEPDKQGRVTVPAVLRQYAGLDRELTVIGSGDRAEIWSTPAWNSYYAEKEDAFANTDEEVIPGLF, encoded by the coding sequence ATGTTTCTCGGCACGCACACCCCCAAACTCGACGACAAGGGGCGGGTCATCCTCCCGGCGAAGTTCCGTGAGGAGCTCGCTGACGGCGTGGTGCTCACCCGCGGTCAGGAGCGCTGCCTCTACGTCTTCAGCCGTGCCACCTTCGGCGACGTCCTGGAGAAGCTGCGCACGGCATCGCTCACCAGCAAGACGGCGCGCGAATACCAGCGCTTCTTCCTCTCCGGTGTCAGCGAGGAGGAGCCGGACAAGCAGGGCCGGGTCACCGTGCCCGCGGTGCTGCGCCAGTACGCAGGGCTGGACCGCGAGCTCACCGTCATCGGTTCCGGCGACCGTGCCGAGATCTGGTCGACCCCCGCCTGGAACAGCTACTACGCCGAGAAGGAAGATGCCTTCGCCAACACCGACGAGGAGGTGATCCCCGGACTCTTCTGA
- a CDS encoding DUF3040 domain-containing protein, with protein sequence MPLSEQEQRLLDEMERNLYQNDADFVATVAGRRGKPNYTLVVVGALLAIAGVAALVAGVITQLAVIGVVGFGLMLAGVLIVLSPGRRDAAESPSSPAAVGAARPSAARSSWTERMNERWDRRQEGREG encoded by the coding sequence ATGCCGCTGTCAGAACAGGAACAGCGCCTTCTCGATGAGATGGAGCGCAACCTCTATCAGAACGACGCTGATTTCGTCGCGACCGTGGCGGGTCGACGCGGCAAGCCCAACTACACGCTCGTCGTCGTCGGAGCGCTCCTGGCCATCGCGGGTGTCGCGGCGCTCGTCGCCGGCGTCATCACGCAGCTGGCCGTGATCGGTGTCGTCGGGTTCGGCCTCATGCTCGCGGGCGTTCTCATCGTGCTCTCGCCGGGGCGTCGTGACGCCGCCGAGTCGCCGAGCAGTCCTGCTGCGGTCGGGGCGGCCCGCCCGAGCGCTGCTCGGTCCTCGTGGACCGAGCGCATGAACGAGCGCTGGGATCGTCGACAGGAAGGCCGCGAGGGCTAG
- a CDS encoding polyprenyl synthetase family protein produces the protein MPERLRLVDVVHDRLEQFLDERATHLGTIAEDLERFTDASRDLLSGGKRFRALFCYWGWHAVAGTVRPDDLLAELDEHPDLSSVVDAAAGLELFHAAALVHDDIMDSSDTRRGMPSAHRRFEAEHARRHWVGSASGYGTSSALLLGDLLLGWSDELLDAGLARLDDQDAARAARAEFQTMRTEVTVGQYLDILEEVAWRDAEDADMLPRAHRVLVYKSAKYSIEAPLALGALMAGGTLEQVTALRAFGLPLGVAFQLRDDLLGVFGDPEVTGKPAGDDLREGKRTVLIALARDALPGSAVRLIDELLGDPELTEHQIRTLQATIRDSGAVETVESIIARSVTEALAALESATISRSAHAELIGLSDLVTRRSH, from the coding sequence GTGCCTGAGAGATTGCGGTTAGTCGACGTCGTGCACGACCGGCTCGAGCAGTTCCTCGACGAACGCGCGACGCACCTCGGCACCATCGCAGAAGATCTCGAGCGCTTCACCGATGCAAGCCGTGATCTTCTGAGCGGAGGCAAGCGCTTCCGCGCCCTGTTCTGCTACTGGGGCTGGCATGCCGTCGCCGGCACCGTGAGGCCGGACGATCTGCTCGCCGAGCTCGACGAGCACCCGGATCTGTCGAGCGTCGTCGACGCCGCCGCGGGGCTCGAGCTCTTTCACGCCGCCGCGCTCGTGCACGACGACATCATGGACAGCTCTGACACGCGCCGCGGCATGCCCTCGGCGCACCGTCGGTTCGAGGCAGAGCACGCGCGCCGCCACTGGGTGGGCAGCGCGAGCGGGTACGGCACGTCGTCGGCACTGCTTCTCGGCGACCTCCTGCTGGGGTGGAGTGACGAACTGCTCGATGCCGGGCTCGCGCGCCTCGACGACCAGGACGCGGCCCGGGCGGCGCGGGCTGAGTTCCAGACGATGCGCACGGAAGTCACGGTCGGCCAGTACCTCGACATCCTCGAGGAGGTCGCGTGGCGGGACGCCGAGGATGCCGACATGCTGCCGCGCGCGCATCGCGTGCTCGTCTACAAGTCGGCCAAGTACTCGATCGAGGCTCCCCTCGCGCTCGGGGCGCTCATGGCGGGCGGGACGCTCGAGCAGGTGACGGCTCTGCGCGCGTTCGGGCTGCCGCTCGGCGTCGCCTTCCAGCTGCGCGACGACCTGCTCGGAGTGTTCGGCGACCCCGAGGTCACCGGCAAGCCCGCGGGCGATGACCTGCGCGAGGGCAAGCGCACGGTCCTCATCGCCCTGGCGCGCGACGCTCTACCCGGCAGCGCGGTACGGCTCATCGACGAGCTGCTCGGCGACCCCGAGCTCACCGAGCACCAGATCCGCACGCTGCAGGCGACGATTCGGGATAGCGGTGCCGTCGAGACGGTCGAGTCGATCATCGCGCGGTCGGTCACCGAGGCTCTCGCGGCGCTCGAGTCGGCGACCATCAGTCGCTCCGCCCACGCCGAGCTCATCGGTCTCTCCGATCTCGTGACGCGCCGCTCGCACTAG
- a CDS encoding Rv2175c family DNA-binding protein: protein MHADSPTWLTIPDLVEILGLSPGKVHRLIEDRQLLAVRRDGVLVVPASFLLDDEPVRELRGTLVLLADSGFSDDEAMRWMLEPEDALGATPIDALRAGRKAEVRRVAQALAF from the coding sequence GTGCATGCAGACTCTCCGACCTGGCTGACGATCCCCGATCTCGTCGAGATTCTCGGGCTGAGCCCCGGCAAGGTGCACCGCCTCATCGAGGATCGACAGCTGCTCGCGGTGCGCCGCGACGGCGTCCTCGTCGTCCCGGCATCGTTCCTCCTCGACGACGAGCCCGTGCGCGAGCTGCGCGGCACGCTCGTGCTGCTGGCCGACAGCGGCTTCAGCGACGATGAGGCGATGCGCTGGATGCTCGAGCCGGAGGACGCCCTGGGCGCGACGCCGATCGACGCCCTGCGCGCCGGCCGCAAGGCCGAGGTTCGGCGGGTGGCGCAGGCGCTCGCCTTCTGA